A stretch of the Clostridium fungisolvens genome encodes the following:
- a CDS encoding M20 metallopeptidase family protein → MKVDFFKEALSINDELVALRRDFHENPELDFEVFRTSNKVKEFLDKEGIPYKSYAGTGVCGIIEGTAIEAEEGETIALRGDMDALPIQDKKSCEYSSKVPGKMHACGHDAHTTILLGAAKLLNKNKHLLKGKVKLLFEPAEETTGGSRVMIAEGVLEEPKVDAVLGLHVTEDLEAGKIMIKNGVVNAASNPFTIKIKGKGGHGAAPNNAVDPIVIAAQVVLALQTIVSREITPFNPAVLTIGSIQGGTAQNIIPDEVELKGIIRTMSSEDRENTKVRLEEIVKGICAAMRGSYEIDIEESYPCLYNDDNMVELVRSSAKEAIGEENVELQQLPRMWVESFAYFANERPAAFFMLGAGNIEKGITAPIHNAKFDIDEQCLSIGVAVQCQSVFNYLTRE, encoded by the coding sequence ATGAAGGTGGACTTTTTTAAGGAAGCTTTATCAATAAATGACGAGTTAGTAGCACTAAGAAGAGATTTTCATGAAAATCCTGAATTAGACTTTGAGGTTTTTAGGACTTCAAATAAAGTGAAGGAATTTTTAGATAAGGAAGGGATACCTTATAAATCTTATGCAGGTACAGGTGTATGCGGAATAATAGAAGGTACTGCAATTGAGGCAGAGGAAGGTGAAACTATAGCACTAAGAGGTGATATGGATGCACTTCCTATTCAAGATAAAAAGAGTTGCGAATATAGTTCTAAGGTTCCAGGTAAAATGCATGCTTGTGGGCATGATGCGCATACTACAATATTACTAGGAGCAGCTAAACTTTTAAATAAAAATAAGCATCTTTTAAAAGGAAAGGTAAAGCTTCTATTTGAACCAGCAGAAGAAACTACTGGCGGTTCAAGAGTTATGATAGCAGAAGGAGTTTTAGAAGAGCCTAAGGTGGATGCTGTACTTGGACTTCATGTAACAGAAGATCTAGAAGCTGGAAAGATAATGATTAAGAATGGAGTAGTTAACGCAGCATCAAATCCTTTTACCATAAAGATAAAAGGAAAAGGTGGTCATGGAGCGGCTCCAAACAATGCAGTTGATCCTATAGTTATTGCGGCACAAGTTGTATTAGCGCTTCAGACTATAGTGAGCAGAGAAATAACTCCTTTTAACCCAGCAGTACTTACTATAGGTAGTATCCAGGGCGGAACAGCACAAAATATTATTCCGGATGAGGTAGAGTTAAAAGGTATAATAAGAACTATGTCCTCTGAAGATAGAGAAAATACTAAGGTTAGATTAGAGGAGATAGTAAAGGGCATCTGCGCTGCCATGAGGGGAAGCTATGAAATAGATATTGAAGAGAGCTACCCATGTCTATATAATGATGACAACATGGTAGAGCTTGTAAGAAGTTCTGCAAAAGAAGCTATAGGTGAAGAAAATGTTGAGTTGCAACAGCTTCCAAGAATGTGGGTGGAAAGCTTTGCTTACTTTGCAAATGAGAGACCTGCAGCATTCTTTATGCTTGGAGCAGGAAATATTGAAAAAGGAATTACAGCACCTATTCATAATGCTAAATTTGATATAGATGAACAGTGCTTATCTATTGGAGTAGCTGTTCAATGTCAGTCAGTATTTAATTATTTGACAAGAGAATGA
- a CDS encoding RluA family pseudouridine synthase encodes MRIEIGTNEAGQRLDKFLRKLLKDVPLSAIFRALRKGDVKVNGKKEKEKYSLQVGDLIEIKYIDSKKDKTEKFQLVDPKSLKITYEDENMLLVEKWPGVLVHSDKKDGEPTLNDYVLSYLHKKGDYTPEKELTFTPAPCNRLDRNTSGIVFFGKNFESLKLLNEMIRERKIQKYYTALVRGRIKDGKYEAYISKDDENNTATVYDKYVPDTKEIAMDVKTIQSNGAYSLIELELITGRSHQLRAHLAHLNNPIIGDPKYGDKKLNNFFENKFGLNYQFLYAYKVIFRDVPEKFSYLNNKTIAEGLPPMFKKVKKDVFKFVI; translated from the coding sequence GTGAGAATAGAAATAGGAACAAATGAAGCAGGTCAAAGATTGGATAAATTTCTTAGAAAGCTTTTAAAGGATGTTCCACTAAGTGCTATATTTAGAGCACTAAGAAAAGGCGATGTTAAAGTCAATGGAAAAAAGGAGAAAGAGAAGTATTCACTTCAAGTTGGAGATTTAATAGAGATAAAATATATAGATTCCAAGAAGGATAAGACTGAAAAGTTCCAGTTAGTAGATCCGAAGTCTTTAAAGATAACTTATGAAGATGAAAATATGCTTTTGGTAGAAAAATGGCCAGGAGTGTTGGTGCATTCTGATAAAAAGGATGGAGAGCCAACTCTTAATGATTATGTTTTATCATATCTTCATAAAAAGGGAGATTATACTCCAGAAAAGGAACTTACCTTTACACCAGCTCCATGCAATAGACTAGACAGAAATACTTCTGGAATAGTGTTTTTTGGAAAGAACTTCGAATCTTTAAAGCTTCTTAATGAAATGATAAGAGAAAGAAAAATACAAAAGTACTATACTGCTCTAGTTAGAGGTAGAATCAAAGACGGTAAATATGAAGCATATATATCTAAGGATGATGAAAATAACACTGCAACAGTATATGATAAATATGTTCCAGATACTAAGGAAATAGCTATGGATGTTAAGACTATCCAAAGTAATGGTGCATATTCACTTATAGAATTAGAACTAATTACAGGTAGAAGTCATCAACTAAGAGCTCATTTAGCACATTTGAATAATCCTATTATAGGCGATCCTAAATACGGTGACAAAAAGCTAAATAATTTCTTTGAAAACAAATTTGGACTTAATTATCAATTTTTATATGCATATAAGGTTATATTTAGGGATGTACCAGAAAAGTTCAGCTATTTAAATAATAAAACTATAGCTGAAGGTCTTCCTCCTATGTTTAAAAAGGTGAAAAAGGACGTATTTAAATTTGTTATTTAG